From Danio rerio strain Tuebingen ecotype United States chromosome 2, GRCz12tu, whole genome shotgun sequence:
AACACATGCTCTATAAACTATGAACTAGAAGATCTTCatatattttttgcagtgcagtacaGTCTTGTTTTTTATGACTGACAACTGCAATAAAAAACTGCACACTATAGCACtttatctgtatttttttaaaatagaattaTGTAGTAACAGTTGCTCACCGTTTGCAACCATCTGACATAATGCACTGTTTCTGCATGCCTAATGTAAACGCAGCCCAAATAGTTCAAAATGAATGAAACCCTAAATCTTTGATGAGTTTTCTTCTACGTACGATTAAGGTAACTAGATGTCCCatcttcttctctctctctatttTAGTGTGCCAACTTATTCTTCAACACAGTTTTTGCATGCATTCTGTCTTTTTTTCTGGCCTTTTCTTGTGATATTCTGCTTTTTATTGGTTTAGATGTTTTTGGGTAAACTTTTCAGTTGAACCACACCATTTGGAATGTGGTTGtaattgtcacctcacagcaagaatgtcgctgggtcgctggttcgagcctcgagttggtgtttctgtttggagtttgcatgttctccctgcattcgcgtgggtttcctctgggtgctccggtttcccccacagtccaaagacatgcagtacaggcgaattgggtaggctaaattgtctgtggtatgtgaatgtatgtgtgaatgtgtgtggatgtttcccagagatgggatgcggcttgaagggcatccgctgcgtcaaACAAAGCCTGTCAAGTGTGAACTCCAGCTTAGTCTATGTAATGGCTGCAGCACTACTCTGGTTGCGCTATTATATTTACTGACATTGCCTGAAAAACAAGGCTAGAAAATGATtggattttaaaaatgatttgtacAATCTCACACTACTTTTATCACAAAAACAGTTGATAGCGAACAGCCAGCCCAAAGAATTTTAACAGATGTTCTGTAAGTAAATATTACAGCCTGCAGTATATGTTGTAGCAGACTGTTTTGTGTGACTAAACATATTTCTGTTTGCATGAATCAACAGCAAAGCCTGAATGTTCTGGACGTACGAGCCACACCTTCAGCTCTGCAGACAGCAGCTGTCAGTGATGGCTTCACGGAACAGCCCCATCACGCAGACGTCAGAGGGGTGTGACAAATCGCCTCCGTTAATTGGTCGGGGAACTTTAAGGAACAGCGCTAATAGCAAATCAGCGCTTCGAATACGTCAACGCAACTGGCAGAGGCAGAGCCAGCTACGCCGCATATTCGGACGTGAGATATTTATTGAGCTAATTACATACCCAACCGCCGTTCTCCCGGATCCAACCGTGAAGCGGCCCGTTCAGGTAGTCTGCCATCCAGACAGCAATGTTATCCACCTGCCCCGTCATCTCCTTATTCACGCATTCAGCACAAACGGTGCCCCCAAACTCGAAAAAAGCGATTATTCTGCCCCAGTTCACGCCGTCCCTGAACAGCTCATCTATGACTGCGTTGAAGCGCTGATGTGCCGTGATGGACGTGACGTGCAACTGTTTGGACATCTCCGCAAAGTCCGACTGATATAAACTCTCCAGTTCATCCCCAGCCTCCCGTAGCACGTTATGAAGAGCGCTGTATGGGTCGTGACGGGAGCTGGGAGAGACGACGCTGTTCTCCTGCCTCCCCATACTCAGTCCATTCGAGACACTGTCATGTCCATTCACTTCCCAAACGTATCCCTTCTTCCACAG
This genomic window contains:
- the bcl2b gene encoding apoptosis regulator Bcl-2, which translates into the protein MAQENVYNNRSIVENYIHHKLWKKGYVWEVNGHDSVSNGLSMGRQENSVVSPSSRHDPYSALHNVLREAGDELESLYQSDFAEMSKQLHVTSITAHQRFNAVIDELFRDGVNWGRIIAFFEFGGTVCAECVNKEMTGQVDNIAVWMADYLNGPLHGWIRENGGWEAFVELYSSQRDSVFHSSWSSIVTVFGLAALGAVGLTIGAYLAQQ